In a genomic window of Candidatus Schekmanbacteria bacterium:
- a CDS encoding DUF4382 domain-containing protein, which translates to MKHKTEVHAGRHAMGGKATMLHIQGKRKKNQLANLPLLFVALFFLFFNTIACEQIITSVKETQKKVKISKNRGKVIVYFNGAERTGINLTITIDNIRIKSEKGEWIRVSEKRFQINSIRTTGEQVQIGEIFADAGKYRGMELTITDAILVEDGKEKKLLTDGQKKIVFIDFDFGVYPEMNTPLFIDWDPIRSVKVNYIFEPVFKLSTKKFEIRGVMTYVSNEDSGNISLIDRALRRVVSVIEVEEGPKGLVASPDGTRIFVANSRSDSVSVIDTNSNRVLQHINLESGSGPEEISILPDGSKLYIVNYKSNSVSVVNARSFQLLRTIPVGVSPIALDIDSRGRRVYVANSRSNDVSVIDALTDSIIASSIPVDSYPRDIIVDQNNGNVYVACYNSNNIDVISPSTLSVEKRLNTGNSVVAIVEDRRRPFIIYFFQQYPNRIVQFDTNSNLTIHTLRIRGFVRNLKIDEDRGKIYAVMQNENKVAVIDKLSRVVEWKAEVGKKPYDVLILR; encoded by the coding sequence ATGAAACACAAAACGGAGGTTCATGCCGGCCGACATGCCATGGGTGGGAAAGCTACAATGTTACATATCCAAGGTAAGAGAAAGAAAAATCAACTGGCTAATTTACCCCTTCTTTTCGTAGCTTTATTTTTCCTCTTTTTCAACACCATTGCTTGTGAGCAAATCATAACTTCTGTAAAAGAAACACAGAAAAAAGTAAAAATATCAAAAAATAGAGGAAAAGTAATTGTCTATTTTAACGGCGCAGAAAGGACAGGTATCAATCTTACTATAACTATTGATAATATAAGGATTAAATCAGAAAAAGGGGAGTGGATAAGAGTAAGCGAAAAAAGATTTCAAATCAACTCGATCAGAACAACAGGAGAACAGGTCCAAATAGGTGAGATTTTTGCAGATGCAGGGAAATATAGAGGAATGGAATTGACAATCACAGATGCAATACTTGTTGAAGATGGCAAAGAGAAGAAACTGCTAACGGATGGGCAGAAGAAGATAGTTTTTATTGATTTCGATTTTGGTGTATATCCTGAAATGAATACACCGCTTTTTATTGATTGGGACCCGATCCGTTCTGTCAAGGTTAACTATATCTTCGAGCCGGTTTTTAAATTATCTACAAAGAAATTTGAAATAAGGGGAGTTATGACTTATGTGTCTAATGAAGATTCAGGAAATATCTCTTTAATTGATAGAGCATTGCGGAGGGTCGTATCTGTAATCGAAGTAGAAGAAGGACCTAAGGGATTGGTGGCATCTCCTGATGGAACAAGGATTTTTGTGGCAAATTCACGTTCTGACAGCGTTTCTGTTATTGATACTAATTCAAATAGGGTTCTCCAGCACATAAATCTTGAATCAGGTTCAGGGCCTGAAGAAATTTCCATTTTGCCTGATGGAAGCAAACTTTATATTGTGAATTATAAGAGCAACTCTGTATCTGTTGTTAATGCCCGCAGTTTTCAGCTTTTGAGGACTATTCCTGTCGGTGTTTCTCCTATTGCTCTTGACATTGATTCGCGCGGTAGAAGGGTTTATGTAGCAAATAGCAGGTCAAATGATGTAAGTGTAATAGATGCATTGACTGATTCAATCATAGCATCATCCATTCCAGTTGATTCTTATCCAAGAGATATAATTGTAGACCAAAATAACGGGAATGTGTATGTTGCATGTTACAATTCGAATAATATTGATGTAATATCTCCTTCAACACTTTCCGTTGAAAAAAGGCTAAATACAGGAAATTCTGTCGTAGCTATTGTAGAAGATAGAAGGAGGCCTTTTATTATTTATTTCTTTCAGCAGTATCCTAATAGGATTGTGCAGTTTGATACAAACTCGAATCTAACTATTCATACCTTACGAATTAGAGGGTTTGTCAGAAATTTGAAGATAGATGAGGATAGGGGCAAGATATATGCCGTAATGCAAAATGAGAATAAAGTGGCAGTCATAGATAAGCTTTCAAGAGTTGTTGAATGGAAAGCGGAAGTGGGCAAAAAACCTTATGATGTGCTTATTTTAAGATAA